A window of Diabrotica virgifera virgifera chromosome 9, PGI_DIABVI_V3a contains these coding sequences:
- the LOC114328041 gene encoding gastrula zinc finger protein XlCGF57.1-like, with protein MSTLGKTRGNNRRLKRIVLFMSIFQCVTNDRKKGTPCDDAPNYVSNISKYTGNNLNQNLTATTDVNIGEKHFECEICSKQLATSVSLKVHMRVHTGEKPFECKICTKQFSTKGILKLHMRVHTGEKPFECDICTKQFSHSRSLKYHIKRHTGERSFSCEICSKQYVEPSSLKIHMRVHSGEKPFECEMCKKHFSIKQALKTHMTVHTGEKIFKCEICTKRFSIKSSLKIHMRVHTGEKPFECEICKKQFSIKQALKTHMTVHTGETPFECEICSKGFSERSKLAEHVRVHTGEKPFPCKICTKRFSTNYVLKKHMRVHSGERPFTCNVCNKQFAHSYTLQSHMKVHTGEKPFQCEICTQRFSIKGSLKSHIRVHTGEKPFECEICKKQFSIKQALKKHMTVHTGETPFECEFCSKGFSERSKLAEHVRVHTGEKPFTCKICTKHYSYSSNLRAHVKTHTSGTADSAI; from the exons atgagtaccttgggtaaaaccaggggtaataacaggcggttgaagcgtattgtccttttcatgagcatttttcagtgcgtaacaaatgataggaaaaagg GTACTCCTTGCGATGACGCCCCAAATTATGTGAGCAACATATCAAAATATACTGGAAATAATTTGAACCAAAATTTAACTGCTACTACGGATGTTAACATCGGAGAAAAACATTTTGAATGTGAAATATGCTCCAAACAATTAGCAACAAGTGTTTCATTAAAAgtacatatgagagtgcatactggtgaaaaaccattcgaatgtaaaatttgcaccaaacagttttcaacgaaaGGAATTTTAAAAttgcatatgagagtgcatactggtgaaaaaccatttgaatgtgatatttgcaccaaacagttttcacaTAGTCGTAGtttaaaatatcatataaaaaggcACACTGGGGAGAGATCTTTCAgttgtgaaatttgttctaaacaGTATGTAGAACCTTCTAGTTTAAAAATACACATGAGAGTGCACagtggtgaaaaaccatttgaatgtgaaatgtGCAAGAAACACTTTTCAATTAAACAAGCTTTAAAAACACATATGacagtgcatactggtgaaaaaatatttaaatgtgaaatttgcactaAACGATTTTCAATAAAGAGTAGTTTGAAaatacatatgagagtgcatactggtgaaaaaccatttgaatgtgaaatttgcaagaAACAGTTTTCAATTAAACAAGCTTTAAAAACACATATGacagtgcatactggtgaaacaccatttgaatgtgaaatttgctccAAGGGTTTTTCAGAAAGAtccaagttagcagaacatgtgagagtgcatactggtgaaaagcCTTTCCCATGCAAAATATGCACCAAACGTTTTTCAACaaattatgttttaaaaaaacatatgaGGGTCCACAGTGGTGAAAGGCCTTTTACGTGTAATGTATGCAACAAACAGTTTGCACATAGTTATACTTTACAGTCGCATATGaaagtgcatactggtgaaaaaccatttcaatgtgaaatttgcactCAACGATTTTCAATAAAGGGTAGTTTGAAAAGTCATAtaagagtgcatactggtgaaaaaccatttgaatgtgaaatttgcaagaAACAGTTTTCAATtaaacaagctttaaaaaaacatatgacagtgcatactggtgaaacaCCATTTGAATGTGAATTTTGCTCCAAGGGTTTTTCAGAAAGAtccaagttagcagaacatgtgagagtgcatactggtgaaaagcCTTTCACATGCAAAATATGCACCAAACATTATTCATACAGTTCTAATTTAAGAGCACATGTGAAAACACATACAAGTGGGACGGCGGACAGCGCTATATAA